One window from the genome of Tolypothrix sp. NIES-4075 encodes:
- a CDS encoding chloride channel protein encodes MWHLPLFQRVRQQLLPRRRLAIFEACLIGLVSALAAVLLKSGVGLLGAWRVQQSHLLPAWFVLPAVGLTCGFIAGWLVERVAPETSGSGIPQVKAVLARIPIALDLRVALVKLVGGILALGSGLALGREGPTVQVGAALASQLSRWFPTSPDHRRQLIAAGAGAGLAAAFNAPIAGVLFVVEELLQDFSDFTLGTAILASFIGAVVSRLLGGRSLDLNLALSAAKTSFFLQDIPFYLILGVVAGVMGALFNRGIIRSLSVYRNSLRFSLSLRVALAGLVSGFIVVLLPLAFRDNTGLREILITGEASWSLAAIAFVSQFILTLIAYGSGVPGGLFAPALTLGAALGYLVGVGEHSLLFPLGMDSGLPITYALAGMGAFFTAVARVPMTGIVIVFEMTTDFNLVLPLMIGSVTSYLVAERLAPGSLYDKLLEWNGIHIEKESPKEGILTELTAKSVMQPRVETLSAEMTLDEALQAFARSHHRGFPVVEDGKLVGIITQTDLAKMRDRNLSGDTLLSEITTKNVITATPIHSLSNVLYLLDRYQISRLPVVDGRKLVGIITRADIIRAEANHINVKNASPKPRLEPSYIVYETRSPSIGRGKLLVPIANPETAATLLEMAFAIARDRHYEIECIQVMLVSRHSSPSETTVRTAKSRRLLRQAEVMAKKCEIPLHTQIRVAHDAAQAILETINEEHIDILLMGWKGNTSTPGKVFGNIVDTLIKQAICDVVLVKLAASVETKRQPDKKNNSFPPSPHPPLSPSLHFNSWLVPMAGGPNASLAIKLLPALVTLGKDPKIRLTRVFKPSELEPDMTILEESIRQLIRRRKLSSTVTAEPVQAESVSEGIINLVKTEGYDVVVLGASREGMLQQAVKGNIPEAIASSVESTVILVRGAIKN; translated from the coding sequence ATGTGGCATCTACCCCTCTTCCAGCGCGTTCGTCAACAGCTGCTACCACGGCGTCGCTTGGCAATCTTTGAAGCTTGTTTGATTGGCTTGGTATCTGCTCTGGCAGCAGTTTTACTTAAATCTGGGGTGGGATTGTTGGGTGCATGGCGAGTGCAACAATCCCACTTGCTACCAGCTTGGTTTGTCCTACCCGCTGTCGGACTTACCTGTGGATTTATAGCAGGTTGGCTGGTTGAACGTGTAGCACCAGAAACTTCTGGAAGCGGTATTCCTCAGGTTAAAGCAGTGCTTGCCCGTATCCCAATTGCCTTAGATTTGCGGGTTGCTCTGGTCAAATTAGTTGGTGGTATTCTAGCACTCGGTTCTGGGCTAGCTTTAGGGCGAGAAGGTCCCACAGTTCAGGTGGGTGCAGCTTTAGCATCACAACTGAGTCGCTGGTTTCCCACTTCACCAGACCACCGACGTCAATTAATTGCAGCTGGTGCCGGTGCTGGGTTGGCTGCTGCTTTTAATGCTCCGATCGCAGGTGTGTTGTTTGTGGTAGAAGAACTGCTACAAGATTTCTCCGATTTTACTCTTGGCACTGCTATCCTGGCTTCTTTCATTGGTGCAGTAGTCTCACGCTTATTGGGTGGTCGCAGTTTAGACCTGAATCTAGCATTAAGCGCTGCAAAAACAAGCTTTTTTCTCCAAGATATTCCCTTCTACTTAATATTAGGGGTTGTGGCTGGAGTAATGGGGGCATTGTTTAATCGAGGTATTATTAGGAGTTTAAGCGTATACAGAAACTCTCTACGTTTTAGTTTATCGCTTCGTGTAGCACTGGCTGGACTAGTGTCTGGGTTTATTGTGGTGCTTTTGCCCCTAGCTTTTCGAGACAATACAGGATTAAGGGAAATTCTCATTACAGGTGAGGCTAGCTGGTCACTAGCGGCGATCGCCTTTGTCTCTCAGTTTATACTTACACTCATCGCTTATGGTTCGGGCGTACCGGGAGGTTTATTTGCTCCTGCTTTGACTTTAGGAGCTGCTTTGGGCTATTTGGTAGGTGTCGGTGAACACAGTTTGCTTTTTCCTCTGGGGATGGACAGTGGATTGCCAATTACCTACGCTTTGGCAGGAATGGGAGCATTTTTTACTGCGGTTGCCAGAGTGCCAATGACGGGGATTGTAATTGTGTTTGAAATGACTACAGATTTCAATCTGGTTCTACCGTTAATGATTGGCTCTGTAACATCTTATCTAGTTGCCGAGAGGTTAGCACCCGGATCGCTGTACGACAAACTTTTAGAGTGGAATGGCATTCACATCGAAAAAGAATCTCCAAAAGAAGGAATATTGACAGAGTTAACCGCAAAAAGTGTCATGCAACCACGGGTGGAAACTCTTTCGGCTGAAATGACTTTGGATGAAGCTTTACAAGCGTTTGCCCGATCGCATCATCGCGGTTTTCCCGTAGTTGAAGATGGCAAGTTAGTCGGGATTATAACTCAAACAGATTTGGCGAAAATGCGCGATCGCAACTTGAGCGGAGACACTCTTTTAAGCGAAATTACAACCAAAAATGTTATAACTGCTACTCCTATTCATAGCCTCAGCAATGTCCTGTATTTACTGGATCGCTATCAAATCAGTCGTTTGCCAGTAGTGGATGGGCGAAAATTAGTTGGGATAATTACTCGTGCAGATATTATTCGCGCAGAAGCAAACCATATTAATGTTAAAAATGCCTCACCAAAACCGCGACTAGAACCATCTTATATAGTTTACGAAACGCGATCGCCCAGCATCGGCAGAGGCAAATTATTAGTACCGATCGCTAACCCCGAAACAGCAGCGACATTATTAGAAATGGCTTTCGCAATTGCCCGCGATCGCCATTATGAAATAGAATGCATCCAAGTTATGCTAGTATCCCGCCACAGTTCGCCATCAGAAACAACAGTCAGAACTGCAAAAAGTCGGCGCTTGCTCAGACAAGCCGAAGTCATGGCGAAAAAGTGCGAAATTCCCCTACATACACAGATTCGCGTTGCCCACGATGCAGCCCAAGCAATTTTAGAAACTATCAACGAAGAACATATAGACATACTTTTAATGGGATGGAAAGGAAATACATCTACCCCAGGTAAGGTTTTTGGTAATATTGTCGATACTCTAATTAAGCAAGCTATCTGCGATGTAGTTTTGGTGAAATTAGCTGCGAGTGTTGAGACAAAAAGACAACCAGACAAAAAGAATAATTCTTTCCCCCCCTCTCCCCATCCCCCCCTCTCCCCCTCTCTTCACTTCAACAGTTGGTTAGTACCGATGGCAGGTGGTCCGAATGCTTCATTGGCGATTAAATTGCTACCTGCGTTAGTCACATTGGGGAAAGATCCAAAAATTCGCCTTACACGGGTATTCAAGCCATCTGAGTTGGAACCAGACATGACAATTTTAGAAGAATCGATCCGCCAATTGATTCGCCGACGTAAGTTGTCTAGTACAGTCACAGCCGAACCGGTGCAAGCGGAATCGGTTTCGGAAGGAATAATTAACTTAGTAAAAACCGAAGGTTATGATGTAGTGGTTTTAGGTGCTTCGCGAGAAGGAATGTTACAGCAAGCGGTTAAAGGCAATATTCCCGAAGCGATCGCATCCAGTGTAGAGAGTACGGTGATTTTAGTCAGAGGTGCGATTAAAAATTA
- a CDS encoding TldD/PmbA family protein — translation MGSENLSQDTLAEQLLELAIKSGAEAAEVYQSRSLSRPVFFEANRLKQLETNQAEGTALRLWQNGCPGLTVAYGSVTAAAMVERALSLSQLNQPESVELNSKSQSSYPDLGEDVPIEVLVNWGTEAIAIIRDAYPDVLCTAEWECDVETTRLVNTKGLDCYYTDTTLNSYVEAEWVRGDDFLSVADGQTQRNNLHPEKVANQILQRLMWARKNVSAPNGRVPVLFTSKAADMLWGTVQAALNGKRVLEKTSPWASRIGKPIMAPTLTLYQDPVAGPYSCPFDDEGTPTQLLVFIQNGVLQNFYSDRTTGHQLGTNSTGNGFRPDLGSYPTPGLFNLLIEPGSASLQELIQKLDNGLIVDQMLGGGNGISGDFSINIDLGYRVQNGQVIGRVKDTMVAGNVYTALKQVVLLGGDADWNGSCYTPSLIVEGLSTIGRHETED, via the coding sequence ATGGGTTCTGAAAATTTGTCACAAGATACACTAGCAGAACAGTTGTTGGAACTAGCTATCAAGTCGGGGGCAGAAGCGGCTGAGGTGTATCAGTCGCGATCGCTTTCTCGACCTGTGTTTTTTGAGGCAAATCGTCTAAAACAGCTAGAAACCAATCAAGCGGAAGGTACAGCACTGCGGTTGTGGCAGAATGGGTGTCCGGGACTTACGGTGGCTTACGGTTCTGTCACCGCTGCCGCAATGGTGGAACGGGCGTTATCTTTAAGTCAATTAAATCAACCAGAATCTGTAGAATTAAATAGCAAGTCTCAGTCTTCTTACCCAGACTTGGGTGAAGATGTGCCGATAGAGGTGTTGGTAAACTGGGGAACTGAAGCGATCGCTATTATCCGCGATGCTTACCCAGATGTTCTCTGTACGGCTGAGTGGGAATGCGATGTGGAAACTACCAGACTTGTCAACACTAAAGGTTTAGATTGCTACTACACCGACACAACTCTTAATTCTTATGTAGAGGCTGAATGGGTACGCGGCGATGATTTTTTGAGTGTCGCTGATGGTCAAACTCAGCGGAATAATTTACATCCTGAGAAAGTAGCTAACCAAATTTTACAGCGGTTGATGTGGGCAAGAAAAAATGTTTCAGCCCCTAACGGTCGCGTTCCAGTATTATTTACTTCTAAAGCCGCTGATATGCTTTGGGGTACTGTGCAAGCTGCTTTAAATGGTAAACGAGTGCTGGAAAAAACTTCTCCTTGGGCTTCCCGAATTGGTAAACCAATAATGGCACCAACTCTGACTTTATACCAAGACCCAGTAGCCGGACCTTACAGCTGTCCTTTTGATGATGAAGGTACACCGACTCAGCTTTTGGTATTTATCCAAAATGGAGTTTTGCAAAATTTTTATAGCGATCGCACTACCGGACACCAATTAGGTACAAATAGCACTGGTAATGGTTTTCGTCCTGATTTAGGTAGCTATCCTACCCCTGGTTTATTTAATTTATTAATCGAGCCTGGTTCAGCTTCGCTACAAGAATTAATCCAAAAGTTGGATAATGGCTTGATTGTAGATCAAATGTTGGGCGGTGGTAACGGCATTTCTGGCGACTTTTCTATCAATATTGATTTGGGCTACCGCGTCCAAAATGGTCAAGTAATTGGGCGGGTTAAAGATACTATGGTTGCAGGTAATGTCTATACTGCTCTTAAACAAGTGGTTTTACTTGGTGGGGATGCCGATTGGAATGGTTCTTGTTATACTCCGTCTCTCATAGTGGAAGGACTTTCAACCATTGGCAGACATGAGACTGAGGATTAG
- a CDS encoding Tab2/Atab2 family RNA-binding protein: MGSIWELDYYSRPILDENNKKIWEVLVCESPLDTRTKADSLFRYAQYCPSTQVNSGWLRTALKEAINQAGEAPLKIRFFRRQMNNMITKACQDVGIPAQASRRTLMLNQWLQQRMEQVYPQEPGYQEGTNVSVRLESPLPQRLPDALEGQQWIFVSLQGADFAEMHEWEIDFGESFPIEFANLSPEVRIPGVLIFSSRALPLAGWMSGLELAWLRLDTSKGTRLILETGATESWILANIKNENTIAEAKAFEEAKQKANGVHFIGVQSDARAESFAGFWLLQEVNLP, from the coding sequence ATGGGCAGTATTTGGGAACTCGATTATTACTCCCGTCCGATTTTGGACGAAAACAACAAAAAGATTTGGGAGGTGTTAGTGTGCGAGAGTCCTTTGGATACGCGCACAAAAGCTGATTCTTTATTTCGCTATGCTCAGTATTGCCCCAGTACGCAGGTAAATTCTGGTTGGTTGCGGACAGCGTTGAAAGAAGCAATTAATCAAGCTGGAGAAGCACCGCTGAAAATCCGCTTTTTCCGGCGGCAAATGAATAATATGATAACTAAAGCTTGCCAGGATGTGGGCATTCCCGCTCAAGCTAGCCGTCGCACTTTGATGCTTAATCAATGGCTGCAACAGCGCATGGAACAGGTGTATCCTCAAGAACCTGGGTATCAAGAGGGAACTAATGTTTCGGTGCGTTTGGAAAGTCCCTTACCTCAACGTTTACCAGATGCTTTGGAAGGACAGCAATGGATATTTGTTAGCTTGCAAGGTGCGGATTTTGCGGAAATGCACGAGTGGGAAATCGACTTTGGTGAATCTTTCCCGATAGAATTTGCAAATTTGTCACCGGAAGTCCGCATTCCTGGTGTGTTAATTTTCTCATCAAGAGCTTTACCTTTAGCGGGTTGGATGTCTGGTTTGGAGTTAGCTTGGTTGAGGCTTGACACAAGTAAAGGGACGAGATTAATTTTAGAAACTGGTGCGACCGAAAGCTGGATTTTGGCGAATATCAAAAATGAGAATACTATAGCAGAAGCCAAAGCTTTTGAAGAAGCAAAGCAAAAAGCTAACGGAGTTCATTTTATCGGTGTGCAGTCCGATGCAAGAGCCGAATCTTTTGCTGGCTTCTGGCTGTTGCAAGAGGTCAATTTGCCGTAA
- a CDS encoding TIGR03643 family protein, with translation MKLPELDLETIDRVIEMAWEDRTPFEAIEKQFGLPEQQVITLMRREMKPSSFRMWRERVEGRNTKHLHKREFLAGRFKSDNQKT, from the coding sequence ATGAAGCTACCTGAACTAGATTTAGAAACGATTGACAGAGTTATCGAAATGGCATGGGAAGATAGAACGCCATTTGAAGCAATTGAAAAACAATTTGGTTTACCAGAACAACAGGTAATTACCCTCATGCGTCGGGAAATGAAGCCATCCAGCTTTCGCATGTGGCGCGAACGTGTTGAAGGACGCAATACTAAGCATTTGCACAAGCGAGAATTTCTGGCTGGTCGATTTAAGTCAGATAATCAAAAAACTTAA
- a CDS encoding alkaline phosphatase family protein → MPKKIILGLCVFSLSLIAIACSSKTKDAKQTITENIALAASVPTKEDKAIPKYQHIFVIIEENKSYDQIIGNPNAPIINQLAKTYNLAANFYAQVHPSEANYIAMLGGDTFGIHDDDAFYCQAGSSDRFCQNSRKSDYVNHTVTSKSLMDQLEQKGLTWKGYFEDIPNPGSKVVVAPDAQRPLYASKHNGFISFKNVQDDPNLQNKIVGFDQLVTDLQSGKVPNYSHIILNQCHEMHGLQECPDLQQLIKTGDTKIGEIVKQITTSKLWAEPGNNAIVITWDENDGSRQKNETQGCCGFDPKSNANFGGGHIATIVITNHGSRGVVDKTPFNHYSLLRTTEDAFGIYEYLNHAGDTAKGVKPMTSLFAKQ, encoded by the coding sequence ATGCCGAAAAAGATTATTCTGGGACTTTGTGTATTTAGTTTGAGTTTGATAGCGATCGCTTGCTCATCCAAAACTAAAGATGCAAAACAGACTATCACGGAAAATATAGCACTAGCAGCTTCAGTCCCCACGAAGGAAGATAAGGCAATTCCTAAATACCAACATATTTTTGTCATTATCGAGGAAAACAAATCTTACGACCAAATTATCGGCAACCCCAACGCACCAATAATCAATCAATTGGCAAAAACCTATAACTTGGCTGCTAATTTTTACGCCCAAGTGCATCCCAGTGAAGCTAATTATATCGCTATGCTAGGTGGCGACACTTTTGGCATTCATGACGATGACGCTTTTTATTGTCAAGCTGGTAGTTCAGATCGATTTTGTCAGAATTCTCGCAAATCTGATTATGTTAACCATACCGTCACCTCTAAAAGTTTGATGGATCAATTAGAGCAAAAAGGTTTGACTTGGAAGGGATATTTTGAAGATATACCCAATCCTGGCTCAAAAGTGGTCGTCGCTCCCGATGCTCAACGTCCGCTTTATGCTTCAAAGCATAATGGTTTTATCAGCTTTAAAAATGTGCAGGACGATCCGAACTTGCAAAATAAAATTGTCGGTTTTGACCAACTTGTTACTGACCTACAAAGCGGCAAAGTTCCGAACTACAGCCACATTATACTAAATCAGTGTCATGAAATGCACGGTTTACAAGAGTGTCCCGACCTGCAACAACTGATTAAAACTGGTGATACAAAAATTGGTGAAATTGTCAAGCAAATTACTACTTCAAAACTGTGGGCAGAACCGGGAAATAATGCGATCGTTATTACTTGGGATGAAAATGATGGTTCGCGTCAGAAAAACGAAACTCAAGGTTGTTGCGGCTTTGACCCTAAAAGTAACGCTAACTTTGGTGGTGGTCACATAGCAACGATTGTAATTACTAACCACGGTTCGCGGGGTGTAGTAGATAAGACACCATTTAATCATTATTCATTATTGCGAACCACGGAAGACGCTTTTGGAATTTACGAATATCTAAACCACGCGGGTGATACAGCTAAAGGAGTCAAACCGATGACGAGTTTGTTTGCAAAACAATAG
- a CDS encoding methyltransferase, producing MTKLHLQVTGFQELHSEFISKQSSIGTYSINGLNIIALPNVYHPEPQSTSLFLLKAILEKYQHLNNKKGRLLELGCGTGVIGLCCSEYVEELYLSDIDENAVFCTQINAFLNYMQPNIYHSNLFESLPDILFDVIIFNLPLLDKKIEAIAEVGTNDLDGQIFLNFIKQVPKYLATKGEVFFTYSNLGNLELLQKIPECFIVEKIANEEDKKTKIARYVFHMKMK from the coding sequence GTGACCAAGCTACATCTACAAGTAACCGGATTCCAAGAACTTCATTCAGAATTTATATCTAAACAGTCTAGCATTGGTACTTACAGTATTAATGGACTTAATATCATTGCCCTACCGAATGTATATCATCCCGAACCACAATCCACCAGCTTGTTTTTATTGAAAGCTATTCTGGAAAAATATCAACATCTAAATAACAAGAAAGGACGGCTGCTGGAGTTAGGGTGTGGTACAGGTGTTATTGGACTATGTTGTAGTGAATATGTAGAAGAATTATACCTTTCTGACATAGACGAAAATGCTGTCTTTTGCACCCAGATTAATGCATTCCTAAATTACATGCAGCCAAACATATACCATTCCAACCTCTTCGAGTCCTTACCTGATATCTTATTTGATGTTATCATTTTTAATTTACCTTTGTTAGACAAAAAAATTGAGGCGATCGCCGAAGTTGGAACTAACGATTTAGATGGTCAAATATTCCTTAATTTTATTAAACAAGTTCCTAAATACCTTGCCACCAAAGGAGAAGTATTTTTTACTTATTCCAATCTGGGAAATTTAGAACTTCTTCAGAAAATTCCCGAATGCTTTATAGTTGAAAAAATCGCAAATGAAGAAGATAAAAAGACCAAAATAGCCAGATATGTTTTTCACATGAAAATGAAGTAA
- a CDS encoding 4a-hydroxytetrahydrobiopterin dehydratase translates to MSGYKLNEVELQNAISNLPGWTVKEGKLHKEYKFKSFAEAMGWMVSVAIYTEKIGHHPIWLNIYNLVKVDLITYDLGNVISNLDVELANKMEELSRGV, encoded by the coding sequence ATGTCAGGATACAAGCTAAACGAAGTAGAACTACAAAATGCAATCTCCAATCTGCCCGGTTGGACAGTAAAAGAAGGCAAATTGCACAAAGAATATAAGTTTAAATCGTTTGCCGAAGCAATGGGTTGGATGGTTAGCGTCGCTATCTACACCGAGAAAATAGGGCATCATCCGATATGGTTGAACATTTACAACTTGGTTAAAGTTGATTTGATAACCTATGATCTAGGTAATGTCATCAGTAACCTGGACGTAGAACTGGCTAATAAAATGGAGGAACTAAGTAGGGGAGTGTGA
- a CDS encoding Uma2 family endonuclease translates to MSLTLEDLEKMQQQYPDYRMELVQGNIIVMSPSGYESDEVAAAMISQLDQWVRPRKLGRVTASSAGFRLPNSDLRAPDASFVLAERLRRSPKSFAQLAPDLTVEVKSPSDKLEELRAKIQEFLAVGTRVGILINPDERIVEVYYFGQEAVILRDQDVLTVPDLLPGWEVQISDLWAPEFD, encoded by the coding sequence ATGTCCCTTACGCTTGAAGACTTAGAAAAAATGCAGCAACAGTACCCTGACTATCGTATGGAACTAGTCCAGGGTAATATCATTGTTATGAGTCCATCAGGATATGAGTCAGATGAAGTTGCAGCCGCGATGATCTCCCAGTTAGATCAGTGGGTTAGACCGCGTAAACTCGGACGAGTAACTGCTTCCAGCGCTGGTTTTAGATTACCAAACTCAGACTTACGGGCACCGGATGCATCATTTGTGTTAGCAGAACGCTTGCGTCGCAGTCCTAAATCTTTTGCTCAATTAGCTCCGGATTTGACGGTTGAGGTGAAGTCACCGAGCGATAAATTAGAGGAACTTCGAGCAAAAATTCAAGAATTTCTCGCGGTGGGAACTAGGGTGGGAATTCTAATTAACCCAGATGAGCGGATTGTTGAAGTTTACTATTTTGGACAAGAAGCGGTGATACTTCGCGATCAAGATGTTCTCACGGTTCCCGATTTGCTTCCAGGTTGGGAAGTGCAGATTAGCGATTTGTGGGCACCAGAATTTGATTAA
- a CDS encoding serine/threonine-protein kinase produces the protein MTYCLNPRCSKPLNPDGTVFCHSCGTKLIPLLKNRYRIIRPLGSGGFGKTFLAEDEDKLKEHCVVKQLAPKVLGTSALLKSMQLFEDEARQLQQLGKNHPQIPTLHAYFNQDNCLYLVQEFIEGKTLTQELNEQGCFSEEKIWNLLKELLPVLKFIHDNQVIHRDIKPDNIIRRDSDGRLVLIDFGASKLVTNIKGQQGTQIGTHGYSPLEQIKCGEAYPASDLFSLGVTCFHLLTGINPFDLYINSGYSWVTNWNKYCKVKISQKLYQVVNKLLETDIQNRYQSADEVLQLPQISQSVTQPPKSWFNFQLPLAPALLVNKKWLIYVLLSVLVLTGYVISHNLPDNPTLIGHSDEVNSLAFSSDGITLASGSDDKTIKIWNLNNKKEIRTFKGHSNFVYSVAISPDGQILVSGSKDKTIKIWSLKTGQLINTLNGHKDFVDSVAISPDGQTIASGSYDHTIKLWNLKTLQLIRTFEGHSAQVLSVAISPDNQILISGSKDKTIKMWNLNTGQEIRTIQAHSGDVNAIAISSRGDMFASASDDKTVKVWDLNTGHEIRTIGIHSADVNAIAFSHDGDKIASGSDDKTVKIWNLMSGELLDTLEVHKSAVYAVAFSPNDKTLVSAGADKTIRIWHVR, from the coding sequence ATGACTTACTGCCTCAATCCCAGATGCTCAAAGCCTCTCAACCCTGACGGGACGGTATTCTGCCACAGTTGTGGGACAAAATTAATACCGTTGCTCAAAAACCGCTATCGCATCATCCGTCCACTAGGAAGTGGAGGATTTGGTAAAACTTTTTTAGCAGAGGATGAAGATAAACTTAAAGAACATTGTGTGGTCAAGCAGCTAGCACCGAAAGTATTAGGAACAAGCGCTTTGCTTAAGTCAATGCAGCTTTTTGAAGATGAAGCACGACAGTTGCAACAGCTAGGAAAAAATCATCCCCAAATTCCCACACTACATGCTTATTTTAATCAGGATAATTGTCTATATTTAGTCCAAGAATTTATTGAAGGAAAAACTTTAACACAAGAGTTAAACGAACAGGGATGTTTCAGTGAAGAAAAGATTTGGAACTTATTAAAAGAATTATTACCTGTTCTCAAATTTATTCACGATAATCAGGTAATTCATCGAGATATTAAACCAGATAATATTATCCGTCGTGACAGCGATGGACGATTGGTATTGATTGATTTTGGCGCTTCCAAGCTAGTAACAAACATCAAAGGACAACAAGGTACGCAGATTGGTACGCATGGGTATAGCCCCTTAGAACAAATAAAATGTGGTGAGGCATACCCAGCAAGTGATTTATTTAGTTTGGGGGTTACATGCTTTCATCTGCTGACAGGAATTAACCCATTTGATTTGTATATAAATTCGGGCTATAGCTGGGTAACAAACTGGAATAAATACTGTAAAGTTAAGATATCCCAAAAACTTTATCAGGTAGTTAACAAGCTATTAGAAACAGATATTCAGAACCGCTACCAATCAGCAGATGAAGTTCTGCAATTGCCTCAAATATCACAATCTGTTACTCAACCGCCAAAATCATGGTTTAATTTTCAGTTACCGCTTGCACCCGCGCTATTAGTAAATAAGAAATGGCTAATATATGTACTTCTATCAGTGTTGGTATTAACCGGATATGTCATTTCGCATAACTTGCCGGATAACCCAACCTTGATTGGACATTCAGATGAAGTGAATTCCCTTGCTTTTAGCAGCGATGGTATTACCCTTGCCAGTGGTAGCGATGACAAAACTATAAAAATTTGGAACCTGAATAATAAAAAAGAAATTCGCACCTTTAAAGGGCATTCAAATTTCGTTTATTCTGTTGCTATCAGCCCGGATGGTCAAATTCTTGTCAGTGGCAGTAAAGACAAAACTATCAAAATCTGGAGTTTGAAAACGGGACAGTTAATAAACACGCTAAATGGGCATAAAGACTTTGTTGATTCCGTTGCCATTAGCCCAGATGGTCAAACTATAGCTAGTGGTAGTTACGACCATACCATCAAACTCTGGAATCTGAAAACTCTACAGTTAATACGCACCTTTGAAGGACATTCCGCACAAGTTTTATCAGTTGCCATTAGTCCAGATAATCAAATTCTTATCAGTGGCAGTAAGGACAAAACCATTAAAATGTGGAACTTGAACACAGGACAGGAAATACGCACCATTCAAGCACATTCCGGTGATGTGAATGCGATCGCCATTAGTTCTCGTGGGGACATGTTTGCAAGTGCTAGCGATGACAAAACCGTCAAAGTATGGGATTTGAATACAGGACACGAAATCCGTACTATTGGAATACATTCTGCTGATGTGAATGCGATCGCTTTTAGTCATGATGGTGATAAAATTGCTAGCGGCAGCGATGACAAGACTGTAAAAATCTGGAACCTGATGAGTGGAGAGCTACTAGATACCTTAGAAGTGCATAAAAGTGCGGTTTATGCCGTTGCTTTCAGTCCAAATGACAAAACACTAGTAAGTGCTGGTGCCGACAAAACTATCAGAATTTGGCATGTTCGGTGA
- a CDS encoding DUF561 domain-containing protein, giving the protein MTMHSSLQRAFTNRSALKVISGLNNFDADRTAAIVKAADLGGATFVDIAADPALVELAKSLTKLPICVSAVEPEKFVQAVAAGADLIEIGNFDSFYAQGRRFEAEEVLALTRETRALLPEITLSVTVPHILTLDKQVQLAEELVKAGADIIQTEGGTSSQPTHPGTLGLIEKAAPTLAAAYEISRVVSVPVLCASGISNVTVPLAIASGAAGVGVGSAINQLNSEVAMIAAVRGLVEALAKTALTL; this is encoded by the coding sequence ATGACAATGCATTCTTCCCTGCAACGTGCATTTACTAACCGCAGCGCTTTAAAAGTTATCAGCGGTTTAAATAACTTTGATGCCGATCGCACAGCCGCTATTGTTAAAGCAGCCGATCTCGGTGGTGCTACTTTTGTTGATATTGCCGCAGATCCAGCTTTGGTTGAATTAGCTAAAAGTTTGACAAAATTACCGATTTGTGTATCAGCAGTAGAACCCGAAAAATTTGTTCAAGCTGTTGCTGCTGGTGCTGATTTAATTGAAATCGGCAATTTTGATTCTTTCTATGCTCAAGGACGCCGTTTTGAAGCTGAGGAAGTTTTAGCCCTAACTCGCGAAACTCGCGCCTTGCTGCCAGAAATAACCTTATCTGTTACCGTTCCCCACATCCTGACGCTGGATAAACAGGTACAGCTAGCCGAGGAATTGGTAAAAGCTGGTGCTGACATCATCCAAACCGAAGGTGGTACTAGCAGTCAACCCACACACCCCGGAACTCTGGGATTAATTGAAAAAGCTGCTCCCACCTTGGCAGCAGCTTATGAAATTTCTCGTGTAGTATCAGTGCCAGTATTGTGTGCTTCCGGCATTTCTAACGTCACAGTTCCATTAGCGATCGCTAGCGGTGCAGCTGGTGTTGGCGTCGGTTCTGCCATCAATCAACTTAATAGCGAAGTGGCAATGATTGCTGCTGTGCGCGGCTTGGTGGAAGCTTTAGCAAAAACTGCCCTCACCCTATAA